In Strix aluco isolate bStrAlu1 chromosome Z, bStrAlu1.hap1, whole genome shotgun sequence, the sequence TAATAAGGGTTTAGATGTAGGTGACGACTTAGTGTTTTGTGCATAGCAGCATTCAGCCTTGACCTAGGAACTCAGAAATACTGCCTACAGACCTTCGGTTAAGTGTTTCATTTAGTTTTGAAGTTAGATGAAGTGAAGATAAACCCAAGATCTGCCCTTCTGTTTAGTTAGATAACAATATTTGCTTACTGTGGACAGTACTGAAACTGTCCAAAAGACCAAAAGAGTGTAAATAATTCCTACTGAATACTTTAAAGTTCTGTGCCCAAAAATAGCCATGATCTATAATGAATGGTAATGATCAACAGTACCAATGTAGGTTCTTTTGTCCATAGAAGCACTTCCACTTACtgtcttgttttttctcctctgtctcttcctAGATGCAGCAATTGTTCCATGAAAACTATGAACACAACCGCAAGGGTTACATTCAAGATCTTCACAACAGCAAGATTCACACAGCTATAACACTTCATCCAAACAAAAGACCAGCCTACCAATACAGGCTGCACAATTACATACTGAGTCGCAAAATTTCTGAACTGCGCTATCGGACCATCCAGCTCCATAGAGAAAGTGCCCTGATGAGCAAGCTCAGTAACAGTGAAGTAAATAAGGAAGATCAGCAACTGGGAGTGATGCCATCTTTCAATCATTTACAGCCCCGTGAAAGGGATGAAGTCATCGAGTGGGAGTTCCTGACAGGAAAATTTCTTTTCTCCATGATGGAGAACCAGCCACCCCGTCAGAGCCTGAGCAGCGTCCTGCGGGCTGCGCTGGATGACACCGTGATGCAAGTCATGGAAATGATAAATGAGAACTCTAGATCTAGAGGAAGGCTCATTGATTTCAAAGAAATACAGTATGGCTACCGCAGGGTGGATCCTCTGCATGGAGTGGAGTACATCCTGGATTTACTGCTTTTGTACAAAaggcacaaaggaagaaaagttacGGTTCCAGTGAGACGTCACGCTTACCTTCAACAATTGTTTAGCAAACCTTTCTTCAAAGAAGCAGAGGAGCTGGATATAAGAAGTCTGTTGGAGAATACCCACACTGATGCTcaatctttctcttttgtttcaaatactttaaagattttttcctcttcGTTCCAAGGCACCAAAGACATTGGGGGACGCAGTGAcaagaaaatacatattcttgTCCCTCTCACAGGAAGATTTGACATTTTCTCAAGATTTATGGATAACTTTGAGAAGACTTGTCTGATTCCCAGGCAGAATGTAAAGTTGGCAATAATTCTTTTCAGTTCTGAGTTGGGCCAAGATGCCAGCAAACACATAGAACTGATGAAAGAATACAGCATTAAGTATCCTAAGGCAGATATGGCCCTGATTCCGATGGCAGGAAAGTTTTCTAGAGGTTTAGGTCTTGAAATGGCCTCATCTCAATTTGACAATGGCActttgctgctgttctgtgatGTTGATCTGGTATTCACATCAGACTTCCTCCAGCGGTGCAGAGATAACACTATTCAGGGAGAACAGGTTTACTACCCTATCATCTTTAGTCAGTATGATCCAAAAATAATATATGGAGGCAACCCTCCAGCTAACAGtagttttgttttcacaaaaagAACTGGCTTTTGGAGAGAATATGGATTTGGAATTACCTGTATTTACAAAAGTGATCTACTTACTGCTGGTGGATTTGATACCTCAATTCAAGGCTGGGGACTTGAGGATGTAGATCTCTTTACTAAAGTGATAACATCTGGCTTGAAGGCTTTCAGAAGTCAAGAAGTAGGAGTCGTCCATATTTTTCATCCAGTTCAGTGTGACCCCAGTTTAGATCcaaaacaatataaaatgtgcTTAGGGTCCAAAGCAAGTACATTTGCCTCTACCATGCAGCTCGCTGAACTCTGGCTACAGAAACATTTGGGCATCAGGTACAATCGAACTCTCTCCTGACATCTCAGcctatttggccttgttagaggAGTTTAcctcattattgttattattatttgatTTTGCTGTCATAGTTTTAAACTCCCTCCACGTTGTCTTCCAAAGACTGTTGACCTCAAATGGAATGAGTCTGCTGTTCACTGATGTTTCTTATACCTACTGAACTGGTAAGGTGAATTCCTTCATATTGCGTTTATTTGAAATTCAGTCAAGTCATGGCAATTATATGATCCCATGGAGCACATCCATCACAAGAGACTGCATCAGAAGAATGTTCTCTTTCGGCTCTGGGATGCAGTATCATCTTTGTTGAATTTCTCAGATTTGATGTGATACAAATACTTACTGGTGAAGGTACCACAAAAGTGCTTTATGCTTCTTCTGGGGATGGAACTCTATAAGATAAACTTGAGTTTTATAATTTATATGAGAACTTATATGTATAAACGCTACTTTTCTTCATCTTtagaatttttaaagtaaatgaatAACTATGATtgtacctttatttttaaaaaaaaaaaaaaaaaaaaaagaaaagctgaggaGCTACTTGCAAATACAACTGGTACTGGCTACCAAGGTCCTTAAAGGTCTTATTATAACTAACTCTTCACTCCTGTTCACTCTAAGTGTAAATGAACTTTATTTTCACGAGGAACAGGATTTAATCCAATGCTCATGTATGCTTTAGAAGATTCGTGAACCAACGTCCTTCATTTGCAAGGCAAGAAGAAACTATGACTTAACATGGTCATTTATGATAAAGTGCAGGCATACAGTATTCTTTTTTTGAAACACATAGTGTAAGTTGTGTAAgttgctgtttctctttttaGAATGAGATtctaatacattattttattttacattcctTTCATAAAGCTGCACTTGATACAGAGTGTTAGAAGTTAAAGctgtatcttttttttgtttttacattttcgATGAATATTGGTACTTAGTAGCTAtttgttgttaaaataattatAGAATAATTATTTAAGTTTCAAAATTTACTATTGCTGGTCAAAGTTCCTTGCCATATTTATATTAGTGGAGGTTATAAGACTGAGTTAAGATTTATCTCTGGACAGCCTAAAGTTGTCATATCGTGGATTCATGGAGTAAAGTATTTAAAATCATACCAacataagaaataataaaataaatttctgtacTTTAGAGAAATGTTTATATAGggatatatatgtgcatgtgtgtgtacgtATATCCctatatatagctatatatagagagagaataatttcaaaatatgttcCTCTTTTCCGTTCAGGCAACGATTTGTTACAATCATTGTTATTTTTGCCACATGCTTGGAACGTTTCATGTTATACTGTGGTAGGAGCTCAAAGGCATCCAAGAAATCATCAGTAACCTCAGTACCCTTGATTTCAAACTATATTTCAAATAGAGCTGGACAAGAGAAAGTAAGCAGTTATTTAAGTTTGCAAGTTTTTCAGCTGTAACTGACTCCTGTGTTTCCTTTCAAAAAACAGCTAAGAGATTGGAATTCATTGACACATCTATTTGTATGAAGATATCCTGATAAATTTCCTAAGGCAGTGGAGAGTGTGTAGGTCAGTTAATGTATTTTATCTGCAGTTCTCTGTTCCGGATGTACCATGCAAGGAAAAAGGCATCCCTGAAAAGAAGTGAGTAAAGTCATAATTAAAGGGCTGGCCATAGCTTTTTTATGCTTTGAAAAAGGCCATCCCCGTTGCCTTGAGTAAGATAGTAATTGTGGCAGATGAGAATGGATAGAAGGTAACTCACACCCTCCCCAAGAAGAGCTCCTGGCTTGCTATTTTCCTGGAGGCTCTTGCCTTCCTAGCCCGGTATTGTTAGCTCAAATGTCTGGAGACAGTAAAATTTagtattaattattaaataaGTCTTGGAAACTGTTCTTTAAATTGGGTGCAAAGGTCACGCTTTGTTCAACAAGAGAGCCAAGAGCAAGGAACATAGGATTTATTTGATTAGTCTCTACTAACTGATGCATCTCAGATACCAGAAACTGAATGCCTGTTGATAAATGTTTGTGATAATTTCATAAACctggaaaaaagaattatttacaAAGACATCTAAGGAAATCATTGTCTGCTGAAACGTATTCCAGTGCTTATTTCAATTACTTAACTTAGTGGCCAGGAAGTATTTGCTCAGCTCGAAGTAAAATAGTAGATTAGAACAAGAAATGGAACCAATCATTCAGTGGGGATAAAGATGTATACAGAGGGCTTGCAGGATCAGGTCCTACATGATACAAGCAAAATGCTAGTATTTACCAGtacaaatatttatttagtgTCTGATTCATTTGTTTATATGATGAATTACTTTGTTAAAAACCTGATTATAAATGTTTATTATGAAATACTGCATTGTCTTTTGAAATAACTATCCTGAGATAACTTGAGAACTTGTGTTAGTTTGTTTAAGGAATAATATGCCTTCTAAGGAGatcatattaaaagaaagaaaagcacaaaagtGTTGGAGTAATGTTATGGATGTATAGATTAAGATGGGAATGTCTGTGCTTTTGTCTAGTCTGAATCATAATCTTAATTGTAAAACGAAATTTCTATGTGTATGATGACCCTTTGTAAATGCGTAACTAACGAATTCATGACATAACGACCAATTTTTCCCAAAACCTCCTTACCCTGGGAACGGGTTCCCTGGTTTCATTCTGGGAAGTGTGTTGCAAACTGCTCACACTCTGGCTTTTCAGacactgcctttttttaaaagaaatctcagCAGTCCACACACAGAAACCTCAGAAATCCCCACACTACCCCCCATCCTGACATGTTTTCCCATTCACAGTATGTAATTTAACAGAACATTTGCATCTTCtggatgaaagaaaaacatcaggtTGGGCTTCCTAAGACTTGCTGAGTATACTCTGCATCAGGGTGCCAGTTCTCAAGCTGGCGAAAGGTAGAGGGTCAGGGGGAGATGTGAGGCTCAGCCATGGAAGTTGGCACCTTCTGCCCACCTCACCTCCTTGCTGCCACCGGCGCTGCCAAATGCCTCTCCATGGAGCTGGCAAACAGGCAGCGCCCGCCAGCGCAGAAGAGTTGCGCTTGCTGCCACCAGCTGTTTTTGGGAAGCAAAAGGGCCTTGGGAGGAGTGAAAGGACGATGCCGAGCTGATGTTTCATTGGGTTGGGGCGGTGGGGTATCTTGTGCAGATCCTGTGTCTCCCTGTCTCTGGGTGGAAGAGGAGTCTGGTCCCACAGCTCTTCCCTGTTTTCTCTCAAGGGACGTTGTGAGCAAAACCGTCAGTCCTTCCACTCAGTGGGGCTAGTGGGCCTGGACCACGTACTTGGAGTCCCACCATATCATGGGACATGAGGGGGAAAAGGTCCAAATGGTCTTCCCAAAAAGCAGTACAGAGAGGCACCTTCTGCACTCACCAAAGACTAGAAAGATGTGACCAAAAGTGCCTTTTGGAGCCTTTGTACCAGTGTGTGCTTAACAGTGCCTCAAGACTCTTGCAAAAATTGTCATGCTGTTAAAATGGCTCATAGGAGTGTACTGCGGATCCTGAGGAACTGTGGAGGCTTCCAAGGACCATGAGTTAACAACTGCTTTCTTTAAACAGAGCAAATAATCAATTTAAATTCTTTTGGTTTCTTAAGAAGTCATTCTAATATTAAGGCTAGTTTGCCACACAGCAGATTTTGCTCCAAAGAACAATGCTTGCTATAAGATAGAAACAAAATACATGTGCAGTCTACATCTGATTTTCCTGCAACTTGAAATTGGGTAagatttttggaaaaaattatGGACTAAGAATGTTCGCTGACTGAACAAAAGTTTTGTGTTTCTgctctatttttaaaagagaatcagatgagaagaaaacaaaaaatgcctaTAGTAGATACACACAAAAATCAGCCATGATGTGAGGGTAGTACTGATGATTATGGTCCTAAACTGTAGCACAATGAGATGTGCTTTCACAAAAGACTAACTATTTACAATAACTGAATATCACTGAAGGTTATACTCTGTCATAAGTCTGTAAGTAACATAAAGTTGAATCAGtccatttttaattctttcatttcttagaataattttctttacattttattctGTCAGCATTTATTCACTTGATTAATGAGCTGTCTTTTCATGACTCACTCTTTCCttccaatttttcttttccttgggtCTTCCCATTTGCAGTATATGTTATTACAGTATTTGAAACTCTTTGAGCTAGCATGATATTTCTgttatggttttattttgtcactgCCATATAGAACTGCTGAACTAGAGTATTTTGCTGAATGAGTTTCCAGTCCTGCTTCAAATTGTTTCCTTTTGCCTGTCACTGTAAGTTAAAAGTGTCTTGAATATTAGTACTTCATCCCTTCCTCTGGTCTCCTTTGTACTGGAATCCTACTGAGGCAAGTAAATGCAAAAACTTTCCAATCCTTCAGTCTAGGAAAATTAACAGAGTCTGTGGATTTTCttatctcttttgtttgtttgttgtggggttttttgccttcaaATCTAGAATTCCAGAAGCATATTTATCAGTTCcataattttcataaaataaataatcattaTTAAGATGTAAGACAGCACATATATGGACTACAGGATACAAACTGTAATTTTACATCCTTATTTTCTAGGCACCTAATTATTCAACAGATGATTATAggaactttgaaaataaattaaaagcatcCTTGCTGATTTAGTGTTTATTTAGAATTAGTGGA encodes:
- the CHSY3 gene encoding chondroitin sulfate synthase 3, whose product is MAARPRRPWLSVVLGLVLGFTAASWLIAPRVAELSEKKRRGASLCSYYGRSAGPGAAGDAAAPGEQQAEAAAVLGGTSFRSNPWELPPAAEEGTVSNPAAGGDGEPEEEEEGGEKRSGRPGSSHNGSGDWGGGPGCAKPRNFLYVGVMTAQKYLGSRAVAAQRTWAPSVPGRVEFFSSQGSAAPPGLPPLPVVALPGVDDSYPPQKKSFMMIKYMHDHYLDKYEWFMRADDDVYIKGEKLEEFLRSLNSSKPLYLGQTGLGNIEELGKLGLEPGENFCMGGPGMIFSREVLRRMVPHIGECLQEMYTTHEDVEVGRCVRRFGGTQCVWSYEMQQLFHENYEHNRKGYIQDLHNSKIHTAITLHPNKRPAYQYRLHNYILSRKISELRYRTIQLHRESALMSKLSNSEVNKEDQQLGVMPSFNHLQPRERDEVIEWEFLTGKFLFSMMENQPPRQSLSSVLRAALDDTVMQVMEMINENSRSRGRLIDFKEIQYGYRRVDPLHGVEYILDLLLLYKRHKGRKVTVPVRRHAYLQQLFSKPFFKEAEELDIRSLLENTHTDAQSFSFVSNTLKIFSSSFQGTKDIGGRSDKKIHILVPLTGRFDIFSRFMDNFEKTCLIPRQNVKLAIILFSSELGQDASKHIELMKEYSIKYPKADMALIPMAGKFSRGLGLEMASSQFDNGTLLLFCDVDLVFTSDFLQRCRDNTIQGEQVYYPIIFSQYDPKIIYGGNPPANSSFVFTKRTGFWREYGFGITCIYKSDLLTAGGFDTSIQGWGLEDVDLFTKVITSGLKAFRSQEVGVVHIFHPVQCDPSLDPKQYKMCLGSKASTFASTMQLAELWLQKHLGIRYNRTLS